CCAGTTGACCGAAAAAAATCGTCGACCATGCCTGCTCCTCCGCGCAGAATCAATACCGTGCATCCCATCCAACAAGCCATAAATAAAATCCGGCGAGGAATATAACGCCCCCAAGCTTGAACCATCGCAATGGGAACGATCGTGCCGACAGCAAACATCATGATGACAATATAAAAATAAATCCATGCTGATAAACTTGTGGGAAGCGGAGGAAGCGGGCTAGATGCGTTACCAAGACCGAAACGCCCGCCTAAGGCCCAATAAATATGGAATAAAAGAAATACAATCACCCAAACAAAAGACGCATAACCGGGCCAAGTTCTTTTTGACCACACGGAAGACTTTTCAGCCTCCCATTTTCCGTAGAGCATTTGTTAACAACTCCTCATTTTCATTTCCGCGTGCTGCACAGAAAAAGTCGGGTTGTTGTTTCTATACCTGTGTCAATTTATCCGGATTGACAACAAAGTAGAGATCCGCGATGCGGCCGTCCAGAACTTTAAAGGAAAGAACCGACCACGTTTTCCCTTCCAGATCGATGACGATTCCGGGTTGCCCGCTAACCAAGGCAAACCGGTAGGTGAAGCTTTGGGGGAAATTTTTCAAGAAGCCCGCCACGCTGCGGGAAATTCGGATGTGCCCCAGAAGGGGCTGCGTCAGGACGTTTACTTTGCCGCCGCCATCCATGAAGAGTACCGCATCCGTTGAAAGGAATTTCATGATTTGTGCCGCGTCGCCCGAAGCAAGCGCACGCATGAATTGCTCCACCAAGCCGGCGGCCTGCTCGCGGTCAAACCGGCCCAAAGGTTTTGGCACATGGTTTACGCGAAGACTGCGTTTCGCGCGATGAAAGATTTGCCGGCAATTCGCAGGGCTTTTGCCCACGATGTCGGCGATTTCCTCGTAATCGTACTGCATCGCTTCGCGCAGCAGGAACACGACCCGCTCCACATGCGATACTTGCTGCAGCAGCAGCAAGTAAGCGGTCGAGACCGATTCCTTCTGCAAGTATGCCTGCATCGGATCGGTGTCATCGCCCGCCATGGTCACGAACGGCTCGGGCAGCCAGGTCCCGACGTAAACTTCCCGCTGCCTCTTCGCGGAACGAAGCCGTTCGAGACAGCGGTTCATGACGATTTTGCACAGGTAGGCTTTCAAATGGTGAATGTGGTCGGAACCCGATTTATGCAAGGTTAAAAAGGTCTCCTGGACCATATCTTCCGCATCCTGGACGCTGCCCAGCATACGGTAAGCAAGGGAGAACAATAGCGGTTTATATAAAGCATAAACCTGCTCCGTTTCCATGTTTTCCAAGATGACAGCCCCCGCTTTCTTCCTGTCGCTCACACCAATAAGACTTTTTGCACGGTTTTACGGACGCCATCCATGTCCATTACCGCGCGATGGGCCGCACGCCTCCCGCTTGCCGCGGCGGCATCGGCCAAATTTTCGCCATGGGTCGCCCACTCTCCCGCCACGTAAAGCCCTGCGATTTCGGGTACGGCCGGACCCGGGAACCGGTCTTCCCTGCCGAGGTGCATAAAGTCGTAGGCGACCGTAATATTGGGGAGATACTGCCGGGCAACGACTTCCTTCCGCCAGCCCGGTTGAATCAAGTCCAGCATCCGTTCGAGGAAGCGTTCGTCTGCCATCGGATCCGATCCCCCTGAGCCATTGCTTTTCGTGAGGTTCACCACCGAAGTGCCGTCTTCGCTTAGCCGGGTAAATTTCGACTGATTGATGAAATACACGGGCTGATCCAGACCCAGAACAGCGAAATGGTCGGGGGCCGGAAGCCGTTTCAACGAAAGCGTCAAACTGGCCGCCTCAATAACACGCGCCTGTTCCTTCCAGTTAGCAATCGAACGGCTGACCCCGTCGCCCAGGAGCCGGAAGGTTACCGCAGGCGGGGTGGCGGCAATCACATGCGTGACGTCCATCTCCTGCCCGTCCGCAAACTTCAGTTGACGAACGGCCCCGTCATGCTTGATTCCCGTTACATTTTTCCCCGTGATCATGGTGACGCCGGACCGAACCGCTTTTTCATAGAGCTGATCCACCAAGGTTTGCCAGCCGTCCTGAATGTAGACAATGCTGTTCTTTTTGGTCGTGCGTGCAACCGAACGCAGGGCGGGGCCGGCCAATTGGTGATCGATCGCTGGCGCGTACGAATTTGTCCGTAACATCGCATAAATGATATGACGCGTCATCGGATCGTTAAATTCCTGTTCGGCCCAGCTCCGCAGGCTGATCGCCGGCACGGAATCGGCATCGAATCGGGTCAAGGTTTTAAAAAACTTGATAAATTCCATTTTACCGGACCAGCTCAGGTTTCGGGAGAGAATAAATTTGAACATGTGGGTGACTTTATTATTCCATAAAAACGAAACGTTTGTTCCGGGAGATCCGCCCTCCATTCG
This genomic window from Paenibacillus humicola contains:
- a CDS encoding DUF3995 domain-containing protein — encoded protein: MLYGKWEAEKSSVWSKRTWPGYASFVWVIVFLLFHIYWALGGRFGLGNASSPLPPLPTSLSAWIYFYIVIMMFAVGTIVPIAMVQAWGRYIPRRILFMACWMGCTVLILRGGAGMVDDFFRSTGILPNGITGMTYEQIFGDEHISTYTLWSSRAIDGYFFLGGIFYGLAALSRRK
- a CDS encoding RNA polymerase sigma-70 factor, whose protein sequence is METEQVYALYKPLLFSLAYRMLGSVQDAEDMVQETFLTLHKSGSDHIHHLKAYLCKIVMNRCLERLRSAKRQREVYVGTWLPEPFVTMAGDDTDPMQAYLQKESVSTAYLLLLQQVSHVERVVFLLREAMQYDYEEIADIVGKSPANCRQIFHRAKRSLRVNHVPKPLGRFDREQAAGLVEQFMRALASGDAAQIMKFLSTDAVLFMDGGGKVNVLTQPLLGHIRISRSVAGFLKNFPQSFTYRFALVSGQPGIVIDLEGKTWSVLSFKVLDGRIADLYFVVNPDKLTQV
- a CDS encoding phytoene desaturase family protein, translating into MRTFDAAIIGGGISGLVAAIDLARAGKSVVLFEKAGQLGGRAISVKKNGAIFDIGSHAIIKGGALYGIFQDLGIRMEGGSPGTNVSFLWNNKVTHMFKFILSRNLSWSGKMEFIKFFKTLTRFDADSVPAISLRSWAEQEFNDPMTRHIIYAMLRTNSYAPAIDHQLAGPALRSVARTTKKNSIVYIQDGWQTLVDQLYEKAVRSGVTMITGKNVTGIKHDGAVRQLKFADGQEMDVTHVIAATPPAVTFRLLGDGVSRSIANWKEQARVIEAASLTLSLKRLPAPDHFAVLGLDQPVYFINQSKFTRLSEDGTSVVNLTKSNGSGGSDPMADERFLERMLDLIQPGWRKEVVARQYLPNITVAYDFMHLGREDRFPGPAVPEIAGLYVAGEWATHGENLADAAAASGRRAAHRAVMDMDGVRKTVQKVLLV